From a single Maylandia zebra isolate NMK-2024a linkage group LG3, Mzebra_GT3a, whole genome shotgun sequence genomic region:
- the LOC143417054 gene encoding secretory phospholipase A2 receptor-like, with the protein MGHKTLICAGIFIMHLMTTTRIALLSAGSSITVHQQYHFINKSLTRYEAQSFCRLKYTDLATINDMDDENQLINTLGGNVTSSWIGLYDGQINRWLWSDGSGIASFTQWSPGEPNNAGGIESCGEMYDSLWNDAQCGLAMAYVCYEIQQDGSKKYVVYTQGQTWPNSQDLCRQKHTDLACVHTAQENLAIAAVTNVVWFGLFKDSWYWSDGTKTSFRYWKRGGSYSGKCVSVEGSQQGRWVPADCNQKGTFMCQGGLKLKKMVIKMKVQSDVDLTDSTTSSLFLQKLETILRDQGVTDVQLKYKRVFQPQLKTTENTGC; encoded by the exons ATGGGTCATAAAACTCTCATTTGTGCAG gAATTTTCATAATGCATTTGATGACCACCACCAGAATTGCACTGCTTTCAGCAGGTTCCAGTATAACAG tacATCAGCAGTATCACTTCATCAATAAATCCCTGACCCGGTATGAGGCTCAGAGCTTCTGCAGATTAAAGTACACCGACTTAGCAACCATAAATGACATGGATGATGAAAACCAGCTGATCAACACACTGGGCGGTAACGTGACATCGTCATGGATTGGACTCTACGATGGACAGATCAACAGGTGGCTTTGGTCTGATGGCAGCGGTATAGCGAGCTTCACCCAATGGAGCCCTGGTGAACCAAACAACGCTGGAGGCATTGAGTCATGTGGAGAGATGTATGATAGCCTCTGGAATGATGCTCAGTGTGGATTAGCCATGGCTTATGTGTGTTATGAAA TTCAGCAGGATGGCAGCAAGAAGTATGTGGTTTACACACAGGGACAAACCTGGCCAAACAGTCAAGATCTGTGCAGGCAGAAACACACTGATCTGGCATGTGTGCATACAGCACAGGAAAATTTAGCGATTGCTGCAGTTACAAACGTAGTGTGGTTCGGTCTGTTTAAAGATTCCTGGTACTGGTCAGATGGAACAAAGACCTCCTTCAGGTACTGGAAAAGAGGCGGAAGTTATAGTGGAAAATGCGTTTCTGTGGAAGGATCACAGCAGGGACGCTGGGTACCAGCTGACTGTAACCAGAAAGGAACATTCATGTGTCAAGGAG GTCTCAAGCTAAAGAAGATGGTCATAAAGATGAAGGTGCAGTCTGATGTGGATCTCACTGACTCTACTACTTCCAGCCTATTCCTACAGAAG ttggaAACAATCCTGAGAGATCAAGGGGTGACTGATGTCCAACTTAAATATAAACGTGTATTTCAACCTCAGTTGAAGACCACTGAGAACACGG GATGCTGA